cgcattatgacattcggaaatgaactgaaaaatacaacacaaatacataattacttatcatataatattctagaatgaattcaatttgcatgccaacaaaaattttcacttacgtacctgactaatgtaatcttcattcgagagCTCCGAATTGTTTTCCTGGCCATCATCATGCTCATCCATCTATAAAATTTCAACACAAAAATATAATGTTGTCGGATGgcaccaaaaaattacaacatgataaTGCCACTCACATTAAAATCTTCCCATTCGTTCCCATTCTCTGACTGATCTCCaagatctgaattttcatcatctgaccaatcttctatccagtctttcatcagttctccaaactccatgtctacCATCATATCAGTTAACTCCTCGTCTGCCATTTCCTACAACAAATAATATGTATCATCACATATGCAAACATTATCAATGCTGACATATACAACACCTAGTGCACGATCACAGATGTTAAATAAACTACCCCAACCGGAGAGTGCCCCAACCGAGGGCGTTCAGATCGTGCACACAACCGACACCAACGACCTCTGACCACCCATGGATCCTCCCCCCTCTCCACACCGGTCATCGGTGTTAAGGTACATCAACCCTAGTAAGGAAGATGCCCACGGATCCAGTACGTGATCACTTTGGATCGCGAGAAGCAGCGCTACCCGTGATAGCATGCGCCGCTGGATTCCTAGCCCATGACACCAGTCGTCGGATACCTAATTAACTGGCACATCAAATAACAAAGCCGTCGTGCACACAACTGACGGCAACAGAAGGCTAGGTTAACCCTAGAAAGAAGAAACCCACTTTAGCCCGCGTGATCACTGTGTATAGCACGACGAGCAACACTGCCAGAACAAGATCTGCGATGGCCTGGACCACCGGAAAGCTAGGTTAGCCGCCCCTCTAGGTTAACCACTACGACGAAAACAGCGGCAGTTCGTTTGATGCTGCCGCGAGTGAGACAAACGTGGGGAAACGGGATGCGGTACCTGCGAGCGCTGGAGATTCAGAATGGTGCCGCGCGCGCTCTCGGACGAGATCGCGGGCGATGAGATCGCTGCCGCCGATAATCCTACAGAACCTCAACAGAATGATGGTGGATCTGCGTGATTGATTGACCTGCGTGATTGATGGATCGGTCGTCGGCAGGTCGTACCTGGTCGTGGGGCCGTCGGCAGGTCGTACCTTTTTTTTCTCGGGATGTCACCGTATACATACGTATGGGGTATACGGGTTATACGGGGCTTGGATATGGGCTACGGGGCTTGGATATGGGCAGTGGCGGGcccgagaaaaaaatagaaggcggGGGTCAAGAATACCCCTAGGAAATTGAGTTAGGGGGGTGCACCGGAGCAACTCTCCTATATGCTTCTTTCGACCGGAGCGACTCGGCTACCCTGCTTGTGCTCAAGGACACCAGCATCAACGGCGGCGCGCTCCTGCCCATGTCGGACACCCGCCACAACGACGCCTACCTCATCAACAAGTCCGGCTCCGTCCTCCTCAACGAGCCCTCGCTCAACGTGCCGCCTCCCGGCAGCcacggcggtttactcggcctcaCCAACGCGACGCTACAGGCCGTCGGCCCGTCCAAGAGCCGGTTCATGGCAATCGAGTTCGACACCTTCAAGCAGAGCGCCCTGCCTCATGGTCTCGATGCTTCCGATCTGGACGCGGACGGCTGTTGGAGTACTAAAGAAAATTGTTGCGAAAAGGCAAAAAGAAAATAATTTGTGTAGAGCTTCAGCGGGGTGCCTAATAagagcctctttgattcacaggattcttAAAACAGAGGAACAGGAAAAACACAAGATTAGAGTGTCATGTCCTCTTGAATACTAGCAAAACTACAGGAACTTTCCCCAGTGAATGTTCTACATCACACATAAGACAAGGGAATTGTAACAAGAGGTTTGAGCGAAAATTTCCTCCAAAACATAGTGGGACACAATCCTTTGAAAAAAATCCTATGACTTTCCTTCAAATCAAAGGAGCCCTAAGCTTGGTTTGAAAATCAGAATCATTTCGAGCACCCCAAAGACCCCAGAACAAAAATAGGGCAGTAGCCCCAATCTCCTATCATTTGCCCTCACCCAGATCAGAAACTCCCCCACAGATTCAGGTGCACGCGCCTAACCCAACACATCTATAATGACAATTCAGGTACACGCGCCTAACCCAAAGGAATATATGATCTCCACAAAAACTGCATGTGAGTGTCGGTCACCAATCTAAATATCACCGCGTTGTACAAAGATTTAGCAGTGTACTGATGATCGCCTTTTTTAGATGTGTATAGCCCTTTTCGgtttatccccattgtataaggggtctcTTGCACTTTACCCTACACATGTATACGAATTGGCCTTTGGCTCTCCTGTGAATGCAGTTGCTCATTATCCAACATGGCATCAGATGCTAGGCTAGCCTCTATCCCTCGCACGCTGCAACTCTGTGCTCCCTCCTCCTAGTCTACCTCATCTCCGGCCGTTTCTGCTCGATTCCAGCCGCCCCGGCTTGTTTCCGGCCTGTCCCAACTTGCCTCACGCCTCCGCCGCCTGCTGCTCTACTCAGGCCGCTGCCCCTCGTTCGCCCGAAGCCAGGATTCAGCTTGGCTGCAGCTCCCCCGGCGGGACCACTGCTGCTTCACGCCGGCACGCCCTGTCCCGCCCGAAGCTGCTGGCCCGGCGTCACTTCCCGCTGGCCTGCCTCGTCTGGCCCGATGTCGTCTCCTGACCGGCCGGCCGCCGCTGCTTCTTGCTCCGTCATGACTTCCTTGCCTCGGATCCGGCCGGGGGGGCCCTTGCCCCGAGCGCCCCTGCTCGAGATCAAGCTTCCGCTCTCCCTCTATGGCTGGGGCTCGGGCTGGTTGACCCGAGCGCTTCCCCCAGCGAGCGACCGGGTGCTCgatcccccgatccagatcgagttCTTCTGGGTCCGTTGACTTCAAGAAAAAAACTGCAGAGTCACTTCCTCATGTCCTCTTCGGGCTATGTCGCAGTCCCTCGGTGCTCGGTGATCtttgatggcaccaactatgctgagtttgtGGGCTTCATGCGCATCCATATGCATGGACTTCTTCTGTGGGGTGTTCTCTCTGGCGAGGTCCCCTGTCTGCCATGTCCGGTTGCGCCAGTGGCCCCAATCCAACTagtgccgccggtccttgctgctgatACTTCTCAGGCTGACCGGGATGCTGCCAAGGCTCTGGATGATGTTGCGTttgatgcttatgatcagcaggtatccGCTTATTCCGATGCTCTCTCTATGTACcgggatgatctgtctgcttacactcagtggtgcaatgatgatgcttgAGCTGCTGTTGTTCTCACTGCGagtgtcctccctcagtttgcttcGGTGTTCATGAGACTTCGCACAgttgcagcgatgtggtcttaCCTCTGTTAGCACTATCAGCCCTCTAGTGATGCTCTCTACCTATCTGTGGTGCACCAGGAGCATGCACTCCAGCAAGGTGATTcttctgttgatgagttctattcactgtgctctgccatctggcgccagcttgactcTCTTCGGACATTTGTTTGTGGAACCTGTCGTTGCTGTTAGACTACTCGGTCTGATCTCGAGTTTCAGAGggtccatgagttcttatctcgtctcctgtctgagtttgagcctcgacgtgctcacttgcttgctcgtggtcgtgttcctatctcaGAAATACTTTctgagcttcgtgctgaggaggCCCGCCTTCGCTCTGCTGGGTTGCTTCTGGTTCCATGTGTATTGGTTGTCCGGGCTCCTGTGTCGTCTGCTCGCCTACTGCTCCGCCGCTCCTGTCTACtcctccaaggggggggggggtgagccgTCCTCCTTATGCTGAGAAGGGCATGTCGCGCCGTGACACCGTCTGTGGTTACTGCTCCCGGCCAAGTCACCTAGAGTCTGATTGTCGCCagaagaagcgagaccagaggCGCTCCCCCTCCAGCGGGCCTCCTATGTCTTCCTCGACTCTatcactcactgaccaggacattgttCGCCTCAAGCGTCTTCTTGCTTCCTCAGGATCCTCGTCGACTGGCTCTGCTGCTGCTATGACTGCATCCTCCTCCTCACCATCACAGGCATCTACAtagtcaggtacatcttcgtgggttctggattcAAGAgcctcttttcatatgtcttctgattctttCGCGTTGTCTTCTCTCCTACCTCTTGATTCGCCTGTTAATGTTCTTACTGCCGATGGCACatctcttcctgttgctagtcgtggtattctttccactccatctttttctgttctaagtgtttcacatgttcctcgccttaccatgaatcttttttccgctgcccaacttactgattctggttgtcgtgtcattcttgatactgactcttgctccattcaggatcgtcgcaccaaggctttggttggtgctggcccccggtgttgtgagtcagagggcctttgggaggttgactggctttgtgttccttccgctgccaccacttctgccagctctcatgctcttgctgcctcttcgtctgcgtccttccagcagtggcatcatcgacttggtcacatctgtggctctcgcttgtcttccttagttcgtcagggcctcttagggtctgtatctggagatgtctccttacattgtaatggttgcagacttggcaaacagactcagttaccttatcctactagtgagtctgtatctcagcgtccttttgacttagttcattctgatgtctggggtcctgctccctttgattcgaaaggtggtcatcgctactatgttttgtttattgatgatttctctcgctacacttggctctacttcatgaaatcttGTAGCGAGGTTCTCCCTATATACAAACGTTTTGttgccatggttcacacccagtttgCCACGCCCATTCatacttttcgtgctgactccgctggagagtatatctctcagctgttgcatggttttctcgcggaacagggtactcttacccagttctcatgtcctggtgctcatgcttagAATGGCGTTGTCGAGCGAAAGCATCATCATTTGCTTGAGACGGCTTGTGCGCTGATGATTGCTGCTTCCCTTCCaccccatttttgggctgaggctgtttccgcatccacctatctcatcaacattcagccatcgactgctcTGCAGGGTGTCATTtctatggagtgtctcactggtcgctctcctgactactcagctcttcgtatgtttggatgcgtctgctatgttcttcttgccccccgAGAATGCActaaactgactgctcagtcggttgagtgtgttttccgtggctacagtgatgagcacaagggctatcgatgttgggatccagtgggtcgtcgcttgcgcatctcgcgtgatgtgactttTGACGAGTCTCGTTCTTACTACCCACGTTCTTCTTCCTCGAGTTTCTCTGTGGACGAcctctctttcttctccttcccGATACACCCTGCTGTGTGCCTCATGTGTCACCTCTTCCTCCGGCACCTCTCATTCCTTCTCATTCACCACCGACCCCGccttctccatcctcctcctccatctctCCACCATCCTCTCCAGTCCGTCACTCTTTCTCATCgtttcctctccactatactcgtcgaTCTCGTACTGAGGATGTCTCCTCTGACGagccttccacctctggtgcacctccTCTCACACCTCCCCCGGTTCACAACCTTCGTGCTCGGCATCGTCCCCCGCCTGATCGCTACTCCCCTGATCGGTACGGCCTCTCTGTTATGactgagcccacttcctatcgcactgccatgactcagcctgaatggcagcttgcgatggccgaagagcttgctgcccttgagcgctctagcacatgggatctggttcccctcccttccggtgtccgtcccatcacctgcaagtgggtctacaagcttaagactcgctccgatggttctattgagcgctacaaagctcgtcttgtggcccgtGCTTTTTAGCAGGAGCAGGGgcgcgattatgatgagacattcgctcatgtggcccacatgaccactgtccgcactcttCTTGCTGTTGCTTCTGTTCATCAatggtctatctctcaacttgatgttcagaacgcttttctcaatggcgagttgtgtgaggaggtttatatgcagccaccaccggggtactatgctcctgatggtatggtctgtagacttcgccgctccctatatggtctcaaacaggcccctcacgcctggtttgagcgcttcgcctctgtggtgaccgccgctggtttcttgcccagtgatcatgatcccgcgttgtttgttcacacgtctcctcgtggtcggactcttctccttctctatgttgatgacatgatcatcaccggTGACGACTCTgattacattgcctttgttaaggctcgccttcgcgaCCAGTTTCTCATGACTGGTCTTGGTCCACtttgctattttcttgggattgagatctcctcgacctctgatggcttctacatctcccaagaaaaatatatcCAGGAccttcttgctcgcgctgctctcggtgatgagcgcacagttgtgactcccatggagctcaacgttcagattcgtgcctctgatggtgaccctctccctaatcccactcgctatcgtcatcttgttggcagtcttgtctatcttgctgttacgcgtcctgacatctcctatcctgtccatattctgagtcagttcgtttcagcccccacctctgtccactatagtcatctcctccgtgttctacgatatcttcgtggcacgatctctcagcgccttttctttccccgctccagctctcttcagctccaggcctactctgatgctacctaggctagtgatccctctgatcaaCGCTCGTTGTCTGcttattgtgtctttcttggtggctctcttattgcctgaAAGACCAAGAAACAGACTacagtttctcgctcgagtacaaaggctgagttgcgagccatggctatgctgacggctgaggtgatctggttacggtggctacttgaggattttggtgtgtcgGCCACTACCTCGACTCCCTTATTGTCAGACAGTACTGGCGCTATCAAtattgcgcgtgacccggtgaagcatgagctcaccaagcacatcggtgtggatgcccactttgtgtgtgctgctgtgcaggatcagactctcgctcttcactatgtgccctttgagttacagttggcggacttcttcacgaaggctcaGACTCGCGCGCAGCATAGTTTtcttctctccaaactcagtgttgttgatccaccatgaatTTGAGGGACGGGNNNNNNNNNNNNNNNNNNNNNNNNNNNNNNNNNNNNNNNNNNNNNNNNNNNNNNNNNNNNNNNNNNNNNNNNNNNNNNNNNNNNNNNNNNNNNNNNNNNNNNNNNNNNNNNNNNNNNNNNNNNNNNNNNNNNNNNNNNNNNNNNNNNNNNNNNNNNNNNNNNNNNNNNNNNNNNNNNNNNNNNNNNNNNNNNNNNNNNNNNNNNNNNTATAAGGGGTCTCTTTCACTTTACCCTACACAtgtatatgtattggcctttggCCCTCCTGTGAATGCAGTTGCTCATTATCCAACAGCCTTGACAAATCCTACCACACCTCATAGGCGGAACGAGAAACGTGTTCATTAGCAAGCATATCCAGCGAACGAGCCCACAGTTCTGCGAGAGCATGCTGTGAATTTCGACCGAATTTAACGCGTGTCCATTTGTTGAAttgcgtgcgcacacacacataaCGCACCTGCAAGGCTGCAACTATGCCAAGTACAGTTGCACGCACACCTGGAAGTTTTAACCGTAGTGTTCTCCACGCCGCTGAGAAGGCTTCATCATAATGCAGCATTTTCCAGCATGTCGGAGACGGGGGCAGTTTTCAGGATGTTGGAGACGACGCTGCCAGTAACATGTCCATCTTCCTGTTGCTGTCTGGAGTGCCAAGCACACAAGCCAGTGGATCCTCCTCAAATAATCCCTGCAAACGTGAACATAGAAGCAGGCACTCACTGAGTTACTGTTGGTTAATTTGGCTATCCGACCTCTTCTAGTACTACCGATGTTAAGGGGTATTATTTGGATCTAACAAGCTGCAAATAAAACTAAACTTACAACGTTTGCACTTGATTCGACCTCAGCATCGGCATTGTTTGCTTCAGACTTCTCCAACCTTTCTATATCTTTCTTCTTCACCACTTCTATAAGTTCCTCCTTCAACCTTTCCATAAAAGCGTTGTCCACATACGAATGGCGTTGGCGCCACCTGAAAAGTTGCTTCTCTTGATGCTCATCACCCAACAGATGATCAGCTACATAGTGCCTCTTTAGAACTTCAACCAGTGACTTGTCAGTGCTATGGTTATTGAGTATTCTGTGAATGGATCAAATTGTTAGTTGAAACAGCCAAGTCAGATATTGAGGAAAAAGATGTAAAGCGTCATGCATTAGTTCACAAACTTTACATTTTAGCTAGCTCCCTCTTCGTGTGTTCTTCTCCATGCTCCAAAAGCATTGCAGCAAAATCCTTCTGGAGATCATAATACAGCATCTTCATGTACAAGGAAAAACAACCTGAAATATAGCTTCATGGAATTAGCACTTCCAGTGCAAAAGACAAAACGTTGGTTCATGGACACCGTATAAAGAAAGAGTCAACCATGAAGTGATTTCTGAGATTGAGTCCATGTTCATATCCAGATCATGTTTTATGGCACAAACTAGAAGCTGGAACATACTAGCAGGTTCAGTTAAAACCCAAAATTTGGAAGGTTCTAAGTACTTGTTAGTGCATATATACCATAAAATGCTTTTACAGACGTCACTATGAATATTAATTTACAGGGGGCAGTGGCAGGTTGAAAGCCTTCAGGTTTACCGCAACCGTAGCCCAACATCAGTATTCCAGGAGGACGTGGAGCCCCAAGAAATTTCTGAACTGCACAAAAGAGTATAAGTAAGCATCT
Above is a window of Triticum aestivum cultivar Chinese Spring chromosome 6B, IWGSC CS RefSeq v2.1, whole genome shotgun sequence DNA encoding:
- the LOC123133833 gene encoding uncharacterized protein (The sequence of the model RefSeq protein was modified relative to this genomic sequence to represent the inferred CDS: added 39 bases not found in genome assembly) — encoded protein: MQALLHAATKHAPNARAPSRHPLSLTSPQPKSLQSPPGAATTQELPPKMFLEQVLGHLRGERRWGDGVMRDLDISLRDQGPVGSLEDTLFQSCSLFASVARVVSGAASGVGGGLLALWFATGQVQKFLGAPRPPGILMLGYGCGCFSLYMKMLYYDLQKDFAAMLLEHGEEHTKRELAKIILNNHSTDKSLVEVLKRHYVADHLLGDEHQEKQLFRWRQRHSYVDNAFMERLKEELIEVVKKKDIERLEKSEANNADAEVESSANVGLFEEDPLACVLGTPDSNRKMDMLLAASSPTS